A genomic segment from Moorena sp. SIOASIH encodes:
- a CDS encoding cytochrome C produces the protein MLIFWSISIGWGLERAVGYTIEPETVSSNPTELIASMDPVSKRYKLGKELYLENCSRCHIALPPEVLPTETWRRLLLEPQEHYGTQLPRLLGPSLLLTWQYLRDFSRPHNKDEEVPYRMTQSRYFKALHPQVKIPRPFGVKTCVTCHPGVANYDYRTLTPEWQDAP, from the coding sequence TTGTTGATTTTTTGGAGTATTAGCATAGGATGGGGACTGGAGCGAGCCGTAGGATATACGATTGAGCCAGAAACAGTTAGTTCCAACCCGACCGAATTAATCGCATCAATGGACCCAGTGTCCAAGCGCTACAAATTAGGCAAAGAGCTTTACCTAGAAAACTGTTCCCGTTGTCACATTGCTTTGCCACCAGAAGTATTGCCTACCGAAACCTGGCGTCGGTTATTGTTAGAGCCACAGGAACATTATGGTACGCAACTACCAAGACTACTTGGTCCAAGTTTATTGCTGACCTGGCAATACTTGCGAGATTTCTCCCGTCCCCATAACAAAGACGAAGAAGTCCCTTATCGTATGACCCAATCCCGTTATTTCAAAGCCCTACATCCCCAAGTGAAAATCCCTCGACCCTTTGGGGTTAAAACTTGTGTGACTTGTCATCCCGGTGTCGCAAACTATGATTACCGCACCCTGACCCCAGAATGGCAGGATGCCCCCTAA
- a CDS encoding LapA family protein — translation MRLLFLISGFVFGLAIAAILFALQNKELVAVNFGVWTIEEPLSIVILLTLSMGCLAGLLISTPTLINQSRKLAQQRKRINELEQDYNETIVNIDNQRKRIEFLEDSLKSKIDASSAESEPQ, via the coding sequence ATGCGCTTATTGTTTTTGATTTCGGGCTTCGTGTTCGGCTTAGCTATAGCAGCGATATTATTCGCCCTCCAAAATAAAGAACTTGTGGCGGTAAATTTTGGGGTTTGGACTATAGAAGAACCCTTATCTATAGTAATTCTTTTAACTCTATCTATGGGCTGTTTAGCTGGTTTATTAATATCCACACCTACCCTAATTAACCAAAGTCGTAAACTAGCTCAGCAACGGAAACGGATTAATGAGTTAGAGCAGGATTATAATGAAACAATAGTAAATATTGATAATCAACGCAAAAGGATAGAGTTCTTAGAAGATAGTTTGAAAAGTAAGATAGATGCCTCATCAGCAGAATCTGAGCCGCAATAG
- a CDS encoding PRC-barrel domain-containing protein, translating to MSLLFIQPKPIRQSQLLNRLVLERQTTEEIGHVDQLLLDYQAHRVVALRCKSGLLGAKKRYFAWGQVESIGTDSILVNTSKNHKTQQKTESWDSLIGHEVWTDAGNKIGKLVDYLLKPKSGSVVNYLFSDVGWHGVMDGMYILPPVAISSIGSKRVIVLDAVAQNSKKYEEGLNQKIGQATDLIKEDYQKTVQEFQAVKRKAQQMPEQLKDKAQSVTEQLKDKAKATTEQLKDKAQSVTEQLKDRANATSAHLKDKAKSVTKQLKDKT from the coding sequence ATGTCTTTACTATTTATCCAACCCAAACCGATCAGGCAGAGCCAGTTACTCAATCGTCTAGTCTTAGAGCGTCAGACGACAGAAGAAATTGGTCATGTCGATCAACTCTTGTTGGACTATCAAGCTCATCGAGTCGTTGCCTTAAGGTGTAAGTCTGGATTACTTGGGGCGAAAAAACGGTACTTTGCTTGGGGTCAAGTAGAGAGTATTGGCACCGATAGTATTCTCGTCAACACTAGCAAAAATCACAAAACTCAACAGAAAACCGAGTCTTGGGATTCCCTGATCGGACATGAGGTGTGGACAGATGCGGGTAATAAAATTGGTAAGCTAGTGGACTACTTGCTCAAACCCAAAAGCGGTAGTGTAGTTAACTATCTCTTCTCCGACGTTGGCTGGCATGGGGTTATGGATGGTATGTATATACTCCCACCCGTAGCAATTTCAAGTATTGGCAGCAAGCGGGTAATTGTACTCGATGCAGTTGCTCAAAATAGTAAAAAGTATGAGGAAGGACTTAATCAAAAAATTGGTCAAGCTACAGACCTGATCAAGGAAGATTATCAAAAAACTGTCCAGGAATTTCAAGCTGTCAAGCGCAAAGCTCAACAGATGCCAGAACAGTTGAAAGATAAAGCCCAATCAGTCACTGAACAGTTGAAGGATAAAGCCAAAGCTACCACCGAACAGTTGAAAGATAAAGCTCAATCAGTCACTGAGCAGTTGAAAGATAGAGCCAATGCTACCAGCGCACACTTAAAGGATAAAGCCAAATCCGTTACGAAGCAGTTGAAAGACAAAACCTAA
- a CDS encoding ATP-binding protein has protein sequence MSSTYLPVTSPSADQRNLPAPVIYFQNKLPTEKAYHPDCTRILLIEDDIQDVELIKALLKKAKHFRATLTHVETLEQGLECLRQGNIDIVLSDLFLPDQQGLETFCEIYAQFPEVPIIILSGLTDENLAIEALQEGAQDYLVKGEFDRNLLVRGMRYGMERQRLLLALKRQTEALRASEEQFRTMITRNADGVVIIDHNRVIQFVNPAAESLMDCKAEILQGEIWCSSLVVGQTTELDICSSYGKIVIVEIQLVEIQWEGKKAYLASLRDITTRKELEIAQKQLNDELERRVEERTVELRVANAQLQVLEVKLRQSLVKEKELSKFKSRIISSISHEYRTPLTTISSSAAILERYCHKIDPTRQVKHCRRIQSMVQHLTGLVDDVLFINKTEFDQLDSQAEPIDLVRFCSKLVDEIKSKTTDKHQLLFSYEGDCKEFTSDPKMLRQMLNNLLSNAIKYSPQGGTVELNLKCETNQVILEVTDEGIGIPKHDQGELFNSFSRGSNIGSIGGIGLGLSIVKSYVEHHQGQIVMASEIGVGTRVKVSLPLLR, from the coding sequence ATGTCATCAACATACCTACCAGTCACTTCACCTTCAGCTGATCAAAGGAATTTACCTGCACCAGTCATTTATTTTCAAAATAAACTCCCCACAGAAAAAGCATACCATCCTGATTGTACCCGAATCCTCTTAATTGAGGACGATATCCAGGATGTTGAGCTCATTAAAGCATTACTCAAAAAGGCAAAACATTTTCGAGCAACACTCACCCATGTAGAGACCTTAGAGCAAGGTCTCGAATGCCTTAGGCAGGGAAATATTGATATCGTACTCTCTGACCTGTTCTTACCAGATCAGCAAGGTCTAGAGACATTTTGTGAAATTTATGCCCAGTTTCCCGAAGTGCCTATAATCATTCTGAGTGGACTGACTGATGAGAATTTAGCCATAGAAGCGCTACAAGAAGGAGCACAGGATTACTTAGTTAAAGGAGAATTTGATCGGAACCTATTGGTACGAGGGATGCGCTATGGCATGGAGCGGCAACGACTGCTGTTAGCACTGAAGCGACAAACTGAAGCCCTACGAGCCAGTGAAGAGCAATTTCGCACCATGATTACCAGAAATGCTGATGGTGTTGTCATTATTGATCACAATCGAGTGATTCAATTTGTTAATCCAGCAGCAGAATCCCTGATGGACTGTAAAGCGGAAATACTCCAAGGAGAAATATGGTGCAGTTCCCTAGTGGTTGGCCAAACTACAGAACTAGATATTTGCTCCTCCTATGGAAAAATTGTTATTGTCGAAATCCAGCTAGTAGAGATTCAATGGGAAGGTAAAAAAGCCTATCTGGCATCACTGCGAGATATCACCACTCGCAAGGAACTAGAAATTGCTCAGAAGCAACTGAATGATGAGTTAGAACGTCGGGTTGAGGAGCGCACAGTTGAACTAAGAGTAGCCAATGCTCAGCTCCAAGTTTTGGAAGTTAAACTACGTCAATCACTGGTGAAAGAGAAAGAATTGAGCAAATTTAAATCTCGGATTATCTCTAGCATTTCCCATGAGTACCGCACCCCATTAACTACGATTTCCTCATCAGCAGCAATCCTGGAACGGTACTGTCATAAAATCGATCCGACTCGGCAAGTTAAACATTGTAGACGTATCCAATCCATGGTTCAGCACCTGACTGGTTTAGTGGATGATGTGCTATTTATTAACAAGACAGAATTTGACCAACTAGATTCCCAAGCAGAACCTATAGACTTAGTTCGATTTTGTAGTAAATTAGTTGATGAAATAAAATCTAAAACCACAGATAAACACCAGCTCTTGTTTAGCTATGAAGGTGATTGTAAGGAATTCACATCAGATCCTAAGATGCTACGACAAATGCTAAATAATCTCCTCTCTAACGCTATTAAATATTCTCCTCAAGGAGGCACAGTCGAACTTAACCTTAAGTGTGAAACTAATCAAGTAATACTGGAAGTTACAGATGAAGGGATTGGCATTCCTAAGCACGATCAAGGTGAGTTATTTAATTCCTTTAGTCGCGGGAGTAATATCGGTTCCATAGGGGGAATTGGATTGGGGTTATCAATTGTAAAAAGTTATGTGGAACACCATCAAGGTCAGATAGTTATGGCAAGTGAAATAGGTGTAGGTACTCGTGTTAAGGTATCTTTACCATTGCTTCGTTAG
- a CDS encoding response regulator codes for MYSKFPEILLIEDDPGDIELTRKALNKAKLAIKLHVVMDGTQALAYLYKQGEYADSQQPDLILLDLNLPGMNGQEVLQQIKGDDDLKQIPVVMLTTSEAQEDIVKSYDLGANCYLKKPISLKEFDNIIEALQDFWFSVVKLPPP; via the coding sequence ATGTACAGTAAATTCCCTGAAATTCTGCTAATAGAAGACGATCCTGGAGATATAGAACTCACCAGGAAAGCACTCAACAAAGCGAAACTGGCGATTAAGCTCCATGTGGTTATGGATGGTACTCAAGCCCTGGCTTACCTGTACAAACAGGGGGAGTATGCTGATTCTCAGCAACCTGACTTAATTTTGCTAGACCTAAACCTCCCTGGGATGAATGGACAAGAGGTTCTCCAGCAGATCAAAGGTGATGATGACCTCAAGCAAATCCCCGTTGTGATGCTGACCACTTCAGAAGCTCAGGAAGATATTGTAAAAAGCTATGACTTGGGAGCTAACTGTTATCTTAAAAAACCCATTAGCTTAAAAGAATTTGACAATATTATCGAAGCCCTACAAGATTTCTGGTTTAGTGTTGTGAAGCTACCGCCGCCATAA
- a CDS encoding ATP-binding protein: protein MSLQNSDRKPAKPSLSSREDLFESLVENSPECIARFDREFRYVYANPALSQAFGIAQSELIGFTHRDLGMPEDFIHLWDRAMEKVFATGQEKRIEFQWITENGRHFYQSCLVPELASDGSVEFVLGFSCDISDRITNTEFSRWLEQLQNSNRELEQFAYVASHDLQEPLRKVKSFTELLVEEYQGKLDREADKYMAYIVDGVFRMQTLIKDLLAYSRLGRSELTFEPTDIAEVLEQVLENLSVTIKENHAVITHDPLPTIPANPQHMVELFQNLISNGIKFRSEATPEIHIEAQLQESQWLIGVRDNGIGIPSKYAERIFSIFQRLHARNKYPGTGIGLAICQKIVQCHGGNIWVESESGVGSRFYFTLPIHQSW, encoded by the coding sequence ATGAGCCTTCAAAACAGCGATCGCAAACCAGCAAAACCATCTCTAAGCTCTCGGGAAGACCTCTTTGAGTCCCTAGTGGAAAATTCTCCCGAGTGTATAGCGCGATTTGATCGGGAATTTCGCTATGTCTATGCTAATCCGGCCCTGTCACAGGCATTTGGGATCGCCCAGTCAGAATTGATAGGCTTTACCCATCGTGACCTCGGGATGCCAGAAGACTTTATCCACTTATGGGATAGAGCGATGGAAAAGGTGTTTGCCACAGGTCAAGAAAAGAGGATTGAATTCCAGTGGATCACAGAGAATGGGCGACACTTTTATCAATCCTGTCTGGTACCAGAGTTGGCCAGTGATGGTTCAGTAGAATTTGTCTTGGGGTTTAGCTGTGACATTAGCGATCGCATAACCAATACAGAATTTTCAAGGTGGCTTGAGCAACTACAGAACTCTAACCGAGAACTGGAACAGTTTGCTTATGTGGCATCCCACGATTTACAAGAACCCCTGCGGAAGGTCAAGAGTTTCACAGAATTGCTAGTGGAAGAGTACCAGGGGAAATTGGATCGCGAAGCAGATAAATACATGGCTTACATTGTTGATGGTGTCTTCCGCATGCAGACTCTCATTAAAGATCTGCTGGCCTACTCCCGTTTGGGTCGGTCTGAACTGACCTTTGAACCCACAGATATCGCTGAAGTGCTTGAGCAGGTTCTTGAAAACTTGAGTGTTACCATTAAAGAAAATCATGCTGTCATCACCCATGATCCACTGCCAACTATCCCAGCTAATCCCCAACACATGGTGGAATTGTTCCAGAATCTAATCAGTAATGGCATCAAATTCCGTTCTGAGGCAACTCCTGAGATTCACATTGAAGCTCAGTTGCAGGAATCCCAATGGTTAATAGGGGTTCGAGATAATGGTATTGGTATTCCAAGCAAGTATGCTGAACGAATTTTTTCCATATTCCAACGGCTACATGCTAGGAACAAGTATCCCGGTACCGGGATTGGTTTAGCCATTTGTCAGAAAATCGTCCAGTGTCACGGTGGAAATATTTGGGTCGAATCAGAGTCTGGTGTTGGCTCAAGATTCTATTTCACCCTGCCAATTCATCAGAGTTGGTAG
- a CDS encoding ATP-binding protein: MFQTTRRRLALWYTTVTAVLLLLFATAVYLYVRHTLIERVDDTLKHVVEVVERSLVIQPVDDGEIPYQFNIEASFRDNSDGVEDDHIDLEWFSPKGDLLWSTFSEPLTIPLKANTTRATVHLSAEHLLRQLTQPVQIEDYILGYLRVSHPWFEVTKPSHQLIFDLTLGTVVMIISTGAIGWLLSGMAMKPVRESYQRLKQFTADASHELRNPIATIQTNVQVALGDPDLASELQRHQLEVIERLTQRLGKLVNDLLFLARADSGMVQPQWQLVHLDALLMEVIEEQQLIATEKGISLYLIEIPNPDQAEGTEQTEGTEETEEEIGADHVFLPACPSQVFQNPTFDEDAFTLEGDWNQLVRLFTNLVNNAVQYTPASTKTPGEAFIQVELQQLEPPSKRRARNLQFLTGSPSWGGTPRPRYLLQVKVTDSGRGICASALPHIFDRFYRADPARPYDTAKGAGLGLAIAKTIVENHHGQIGVESTLNQGTTFTVTIPVFRKSKAESPVSLEQL; this comes from the coding sequence ATGTTTCAAACTACTCGCCGACGCCTTGCTCTGTGGTACACTACGGTCACCGCAGTCTTACTGTTATTATTTGCAACTGCTGTCTATCTTTATGTCCGCCACACCCTGATTGAACGGGTTGATGACACCCTCAAACATGTCGTAGAAGTGGTAGAGCGATCACTGGTGATTCAACCTGTGGATGATGGTGAGATTCCCTACCAATTCAACATTGAAGCCAGTTTTCGAGACAATAGTGATGGGGTAGAAGATGACCACATTGACCTGGAGTGGTTTAGTCCGAAGGGGGATTTGCTGTGGTCAACCTTCTCAGAACCCTTAACTATTCCCTTAAAGGCCAACACCACTAGGGCAACAGTTCATTTATCAGCAGAGCATCTCCTGCGACAGTTAACCCAACCGGTGCAAATCGAGGATTATATCTTGGGTTATTTACGGGTTAGCCACCCATGGTTTGAAGTCACCAAACCCAGCCACCAACTGATATTTGATCTGACTCTAGGTACAGTGGTGATGATTATTTCTACTGGTGCTATTGGTTGGTTACTATCTGGTATGGCTATGAAGCCAGTACGGGAGTCGTACCAACGGCTCAAACAATTCACTGCTGATGCTTCCCACGAACTCAGAAACCCGATTGCGACGATTCAGACTAACGTGCAAGTTGCTCTCGGGGATCCCGATTTGGCATCTGAGTTGCAACGGCACCAACTCGAAGTGATAGAGCGATTAACCCAGCGCTTAGGAAAACTGGTGAATGACCTGCTGTTTTTAGCTCGTGCTGATAGCGGTATGGTACAACCCCAGTGGCAATTAGTCCACCTGGATGCTTTGCTAATGGAAGTGATCGAGGAGCAACAGCTGATTGCTACAGAAAAAGGCATTTCCCTGTACTTGATTGAAATCCCCAATCCTGATCAGGCAGAGGGAACAGAGCAAACAGAGGGAACAGAGGAGACAGAGGAGGAGATCGGGGCTGATCACGTATTTCTGCCAGCCTGCCCTAGTCAGGTGTTCCAAAATCCAACATTCGACGAAGATGCCTTTACCCTTGAGGGGGATTGGAATCAATTGGTACGTTTATTTACCAATCTAGTGAATAACGCTGTGCAATACACACCAGCCTCTACTAAAACTCCAGGGGAAGCATTTATTCAAGTGGAATTACAACAGTTAGAACCTCCCAGCAAACGTAGGGCAAGAAACCTGCAATTCCTCACCGGTAGTCCCTCATGGGGGGGAACCCCAAGACCGCGCTACCTCCTTCAAGTTAAGGTAACTGATTCCGGTCGAGGCATCTGTGCATCAGCATTACCTCACATTTTTGATCGCTTTTATCGAGCTGATCCAGCTAGACCTTATGATACAGCAAAAGGAGCTGGGCTAGGTTTAGCGATCGCTAAAACAATAGTTGAGAATCACCACGGTCAAATCGGAGTTGAAAGCACTCTCAACCAAGGAACAACGTTTACAGTTACAATACCCGTTTTTAGAAAAAGCAAGGCTGAAAGCCCTGTCTCTTTAGAGCAGCTATGA
- a CDS encoding IS607 family transposase encodes MVLVPLRKAVELTGLSGNTLRKYADNGTIRCEKTPGGTRLFDTDSLLRFGSVKGNVGRVREFSIGYCRVSTHKQKDDLARQVAYLHSLFPKAEIIKDIGSGLNYKRKGLRTILERIVCGDQLTIIVTCRDRLTRFGFELIEYLVSLNGGKILVLDQPESCPESELTADLLSIIHVFSCRVHGLRKYGKKIKEDQSVPKP; translated from the coding sequence ATGGTACTAGTTCCTTTACGTAAGGCGGTCGAACTTACAGGATTATCGGGGAACACTTTAAGGAAGTATGCGGACAATGGTACAATCCGGTGCGAAAAAACCCCTGGCGGAACCAGACTCTTTGACACAGATAGTTTGCTCCGATTTGGTAGCGTCAAAGGAAACGTGGGTCGCGTTCGTGAATTCAGTATTGGGTATTGCCGAGTCAGCACCCACAAGCAAAAAGACGACCTTGCCAGGCAAGTTGCCTACCTCCACTCACTCTTCCCGAAAGCGGAAATCATCAAAGACATCGGGTCTGGCCTCAACTACAAAAGGAAAGGTCTTAGAACCATATTGGAACGAATTGTGTGCGGAGATCAGCTCACAATTATTGTTACCTGTAGAGATAGACTCACCCGATTCGGGTTTGAACTCATTGAATACTTGGTCAGTCTCAACGGTGGAAAAATCCTGGTTCTCGACCAACCTGAAAGTTGTCCCGAATCCGAGCTTACCGCAGATCTTCTCTCCATCATTCACGTCTTCTCCTGCCGAGTCCACGGACTCAGAAAGTACGGAAAGAAAATCAAAGAAGATCAAAGTGTTCCTAAACCCTGA
- a CDS encoding helix-turn-helix domain-containing protein — protein MFLNPEQRTLARKWFGVSRYVFNKTVKILQSGEVKANWKAIKTGILNDLPEWCKSVPYQIKSIAIKDACTAIREAKKKSKKTFQINRIRFRSRKNPRQSCYIPKSAVSEKGIYHTKLGEISYTEPLPSNIGDCRLTSHNGDYYLVVPHEATKQKTENQGRVVACLPWSQNFSHLL, from the coding sequence GTGTTCCTAAACCCTGAACAGCGTACGCTTGCTCGCAAATGGTTTGGGGTATCCCGTTATGTTTTCAACAAGACCGTTAAAATCCTTCAAAGTGGCGAAGTAAAAGCTAACTGGAAAGCCATAAAAACTGGGATATTGAATGACCTTCCCGAGTGGTGCAAGTCAGTGCCTTATCAAATTAAATCTATAGCGATAAAGGATGCTTGCACCGCTATTAGGGAGGCTAAGAAAAAATCTAAAAAGACTTTTCAGATTAATCGGATCAGATTTAGATCTCGCAAAAATCCAAGACAGTCTTGTTACATTCCAAAATCAGCAGTATCTGAGAAAGGAATTTATCACACCAAGTTAGGAGAGATATCGTATACTGAGCCTCTCCCTAGCAATATTGGGGATTGTAGGCTCACCAGTCACAATGGGGACTATTACCTGGTGGTTCCTCATGAAGCAACAAAACAGAAAACCGAAAACCAAGGTCGTGTTGTTGCTTGCTTACCCTGGAGTCAGAACTTTTCTCACCTTCTTTAG
- a CDS encoding IS200/IS605 family accessory protein TnpB-related protein encodes MKQQNRKPKTKVVLLLAYPGVRTFLTFFSETSVGKIGHGDFSRIQRLCQHLDNLFSKISKAKRGQKRRMRKAARRMIIRIQNLINELHHKAARFLVDNFDVILLPTFETSQMSKKGSRKIRSKTVRNLLNFAHYRFKQFLKHKAKETGKTVVDVCEAYTSKTVSWTGEMVNIGGSRTIKSKVDGRSMD; translated from the coding sequence ATGAAGCAACAAAACAGAAAACCGAAAACCAAGGTCGTGTTGTTGCTTGCTTACCCTGGAGTCAGAACTTTTCTCACCTTCTTTAGCGAGACTTCTGTCGGAAAGATAGGGCATGGAGACTTTTCTCGAATTCAAAGATTGTGCCAGCACTTAGACAACCTGTTTTCAAAAATCAGTAAGGCTAAACGTGGACAAAAACGTCGAATGAGAAAAGCTGCCCGCCGAATGATAATCAGGATTCAAAACCTGATTAATGAACTACACCATAAAGCAGCCAGGTTTCTTGTTGACAACTTTGATGTAATATTGCTTCCTACCTTTGAAACATCTCAAATGTCTAAAAAAGGAAGCAGAAAAATAAGATCTAAAACTGTCCGCAATCTGCTCAATTTTGCTCATTATCGGTTTAAGCAATTTTTAAAACATAAAGCCAAAGAGACTGGCAAGACAGTAGTAGATGTCTGCGAAGCCTATACTAGCAAAACTGTTAGTTGGACTGGCGAAATGGTGAACATTGGTGGAAGTAGAACAATCAAGTCTAAAGTTGATGGTCGATCTATGGATTGA